One Formosa sp. Hel3_A1_48 genomic window, ACTGACTGCAAAATACCACCCTTACGACTTTATAAAATGGCTGTTTTTATTTGGGTCCATTATGGTTTTTCCTTTCGGATACAGCGAATTAAGTGTTGTAGAGTGGGGAAGTTTTCCGGCCTACATTTGGTTTTCAATTGGATTTGTAATTGTCTTCGCAACCTTTGGTACTTATTTGTTAAATCCAATGGCCTTGCGGAATTTAAAAGCCACAACTGTGAGTACATTCTTGTACCTCCAACCTATATTTGCTGGCTTATTCGCTGTGTTTATGGGTAGCGATCAAATAGATACAGTAAAAGGGTTGGCCGCTCTATTAATTTTTATTGGTGTATATTTAGTAACCAAAAAATAATCTTTTTGAAGACCTCCTTTTTTACATCCATAGACCAGCTAGACGATAGCTTTTTAGAGAAAATCAATCCCAATGCTAGTGTATATTTTTCACGCCACTTGCTTTATGGATTTGAGACTTCAAATACAGCTGTTGATGTGCGTTATGTCTGTATCTCAAAAAACAATAACCCTCAGGCACTCGCCTTAGTACAAATCGTTGATTTGAGCGTTGACGTAATTCTGAAAAACATTAAAGTCTCTGAGCGCTTTAGACAAATATTAAATCTATTTTTCTGCAAAGACCATATAAAAATCATGTTCTGCGGGAATGTGTTTTTAAGTGGTGAACACGGCATTAGTTTTGCTCCAAGTTGCGATCGAAAATTAATAGCTGCTGAAATTGGAACAGCTTTAGACGAAATTGCCAAATCAGTTCGGCCGCTGCATGCTATTTTTATCAAAGATTTTCAAACCTCAGCCTTGGAATACACCTCGTCATTTGAACATTTTGGCTTCACCAATATAAAAGTAGAGCCAAATATGATAATTACACTAAAGCAAGATTGGACAACTTTTGATGAATACAAGGCGGCGCTAAAATCTAAATATAGAGTAAAAGCCAATAAAGCAGACGCAAAAAGCGAGCGCTTAGAACTGCGTGCTTTTTCTCAAAATGACATAGAAATTTACAAAGATGAGCTTCAAAATTTGTATCAAAATACCATTGATAACGCGAACTTCAACGCACAAGTTTTAGACCTAAATACTTATATAAAGCTAAAAAACACTTACAAAGATGATTTTATTGTTCAGGGCTATTTTTTGAACGATAAAATCGTTGGTTTCCTATCCGCTTTAGTAAACAAAAAAGATCTTGATGCGCATTTTATCGGATTAGAATATGATTTAAACAAAACCTACGCAATTTATCCCAGGATCCTCAACGATTATATCCGCCTTGGACTAGAGAAAAACGTAGAAAGCATCAACTTGGGGCGAACTGCGTCTGAAATAAAAACAACTATTGGTGCAGAGCCCTTGGAGTTAAGCTGTTACATAAAGCATAAAAACAAATTCATTAATAGATTGATTCAGCCCTTTTTCAGAAGAATTCAAATCAAAAGCTTCAAACAACACAGCCCATTTAAATAGTGCGCGCTTTTCTGTATCTTTGAGCCATAAATTTAACAACAAGGCATGATACACTCGATGACTGGATATGGTAAATCTGTACTAGAATTGCCCACAAAGACCATTCGCTTAGAATTGAAATCGCTCAACAGTAAATCATTGGATTTGAATATGCGCATGCCCTCCATGTATCGCGCAAAAGAATTAGAACTTCGTAAACTTATTGGGCTGCAATTGGGGCGTGGCAAAGTTGATTTTAGCCTTTATGTTGAATTTAATAAAGGAGAGGCTCCCGCAAAAATTAATGTTGAAGTAGTAAAAAGTTATATGGGTCAACTTCAAGGCATATCATCTGCAGCGCCTTTAGAGTTATTAAAAATGGCCGTTAAAATGCCCGACGCTTTAACCACAGAGCGAGAAGATATTGACCCGAAAGAATGGAAGCTTATATCTAGCGAATTAAGTGTCGTTTTGGACCGTGTTGAAGAATACCGAAAAGATGAAGGGGCTGTGCTTAAAACCGACTTTCTCAAACGAATATCTAATATTGATGCTCTTTTAAAAACCATCATTGATATCGACCCTGAGCGTATAGAACATGTGCGCGTTCGCCTCAACAAAGGAGTCGCAGACTTAAAAGAAAAGGTTGATCAAAATCGATTTGAGCAAGAACTTATTTATTATATAGAAAAGCTAGACATAACGGAAGAAAAAATCCGTTTGAAAAACCATTTAGATTATTTTAATAAAACATTAAAATCTGATGATTCTAATGGGAAAAAGCTGGGGTTTATCAGTCAAGAAATTGGTAGAGAAATCAATACTATTGGCTCAAAAGCCAACTTTGCTCCTATGCAAAAACTCGTCGTACAAATGAAAGACGAACTTGAAAAAATAAAAGAACAATTGCTCAACGTACTATAAATATGTTCAACGGTAAACTCATTGTATTTTCAGCTCCTTCAGGCTCTGGAAAAACTACTATTGTCAAACACCTCTTGAAACAAGAAGCGTTAAACCTCGCCTTTTCTATTTCGGCAACTTCGCGGGAAAAGAGAGGAGATGAAATTGAGGGGAAAGACTACTATTTTTTATCCACTGAGAACTTTAAAAAACACATCAAAAGAAGCGACTTTTTGGAGTGGGAAGAAGTTTATCGTGACAATTTTTATGGCACACTAAAAAAAGAAGTTGAGCGAATATGGGCCATGGGCAAACATGTTATTTTTGATATTGATGTTTCTGGCGGATTGCGCATCAAAAAGAAATTCCCAGAAAAAACACTTGCGGTATTTGTAAAACCCCCAAGCATAGATGAGCTCAAAATAAGATTGAAAAAACGTAAAACAGAATCTGAAGATAAAATCAATATGCGGATTTCAAAAGCTTCTGCAGAGCTTGCTACCGCTCCTCTTTTTGATTGCATCATTGAAAATGAAATTCTAGATAACGCTAAAAAAGAAGCGTATTCAACGGTTTTAAAATTTATCGAATCTTAGAAAATGAAAGTAGGTCTCTATTTTGGTACGTTCAACCCAATTCATGTGGGGCACCTTATCATTGCCAACCACTTTGCAGAACATTCCGATTTGGAAGAGATTTGGTGTGTAGTCACTCCGCAAAATCCCTTTAAAACCAAACAGAGTGTTTTAGACAATCACCAACGCCTAGAAATGGTATATTTAGCCACTAAAGAGTATCCAAAAATAAAGCCCAGCGATATTGAATTTCAACTCCCTCAACCAAACTATACAGTGCACAGCCTTGCTTATTTAGAAGAAAAATACCCCAAGCATGAGTTTGCGCTCATCATGGGAGAGGATAATTTAGCGTCTTTACCTAAATGGAAAAATGCTGAGGTTCTCTTAGACCGTTATCCTATTTATGTCTATCCTCGAAAAATAGAACAATCGTATGCTGCTGTTGATTCAAAAGGAACCATAATAAAAGTAGACGCGCCCATCATTGAGATTTCTTCATCATTCATAAGAAAATCCATAAAATCAGCTAAGAATATAAGACCATTATTGCCAGAATCTGTTTGGGTATATTTAGATGAAATGAATTTTTATAAATAATTATGGTAAAAATTGGAGCTATAGAATTGCCTGAATTCCCATTGCTGTTGGCGCCGATGGAAGATGTTAGTGATCCGCCTTTTCGGGCGCTATGCAAAGAACAAGGTGCCGATGTGGTCTACACCGAATTCATATCTAGTGAAGGTCTGATTCGAGACGCTGCCAAAAGCACAATGAAACTCGATATTTATGAAAAAGAACGCCCTGTAGGTATACAAATTTTTGGGGCCAATCTAGACAGCATGCTTCGCGCAGTTGAAATTGTAGAGAAATCAAATCCAGATATAATTGACATCAACTTTGGCTGCCCTGTTAAAAAAGTGGTCAGTAAAGGAGCTGGGGCAGGAATATTAAAAGATATCTGCTTAATGGAAAAGCTAACTGCCGAAATGGTTAAGCGCACCCATTTACCTGTGACCGTTAAAACCCGCTTGGGCTGGGACCACGACTCAATTCGTATTGTAGAGGTTGCGGAAAGACTTCAGGACGTTGGCATAAAAGCGCTGTCTATTCACGGAAGAACTCGAGCTCAAATGTACAAAGGTAATGCGGATTGGGTTCCTATTGCTGCGGTAAAAAACAATCCTAGAATGCATATCCCCATTTTTGGAAATGGAGATGTCAACTCTCCAGAACGGGCCATGGAAATGCGCGATTCTTATGGTTTAGACGGTGCCATGATTGGTCGAGCTTGTATTGGAAACCCTTGGTTTTTTAAGCAGGTTAAACATTACTTTGAGACGGGAACGCATCTAGAACCTATAAGTATGTCCGAACGTGTAGAGGCCGCAAGACGGCATTTGAAAATGGCTATTGATTGGAAAGGGGAAGTTTTGGGTGTGCTCGAAACAAGAAGGCATTATACCAACTATTTTAAAGGAATCCCTAATTTTAAACCATACAGAACAAAGATGGTGACCAGCGACCACAGCCAAGATGTATTCAAAGCCTTTGATGAAGTCGAAGCCAAATTTGCTGCCCATCAATTTGCTTGATCTGTAAACTGAAGTTTCTTTAAGTTCCAAGATGCTAATCTTGAAGCAATAAGCCCTAAGATAAGAATTGTTGAAAAAGCGATTGTAAAATTACTCCCCTTTAGCACAACGGGGTAAGCCAAGCTTGGTGTAATCATAAGCAAATCAAAACACAACTGAAGACCGATAATTATAGCGCCTAAAAAAAGACCGATCAATCCCCCGATAATAGTCATTAACCCCCCCTGTATAAAAAAAATATTTTGAATTTCTTGTTTGGTGGTACCAATGCTATATAAAGTCTTTAAATCGTCTTTTTTATGCAGAATCATCATGATGATTGATCCAACAATGTTAAATAATGCTATAATTAATATTAACGTAAAAATAAGATAAACCGCAAGGTGTTCAGCATTGAGCATTTTGTATAAAGCGGCATTGAGCTGTACTCTACTTTTTATGACAATTTCATCATCAAAAATCTTTGAAAGAGCTAATCTTATTTTGGTTTCATCTACACCTGGTACACTTATTATTTCGATCGCACTTATTTTGTCTGGCTTAAGACCAAGCAAATATTGAGCATTTTGAAGTGAAGTATAGACTCGAGAACTGTTAATTGACTCATTGATTTGAAAAAGCCCAACATTAGCCACTTTCATGCTTTTAAATGCCCCTTTGACAGAAGTAATTTGTCCGGTGCCTGGTTTGGGTGCGTAAATGCGTATAATTTTAGTAAGGTCGTATACACCAAACCCTAGAGTGTTGCTGACACCCCAACCCGCAACGATCTGTTGAAGATCTTGTGAAATCCAATCGCCGTAAGTCAAAATAGAGTCTATGGTTTTCTGAGGGTAGTGTTTGTCTACGCCTTTTAAATCAATAGCTAAATACTTCTCCTCACAACTCAATAAAACTTTTTCTTCAACAACTGTAGAAAATGAGGCAATCCCTTCTATTTCGCTGAGCATCTTGCGCTGAGTTGAAGACAAACTAATATTTTTAGATTGGCTTGGCAAGACCTTAAAATCAGGGTCTGTAAAAGATGTAAACTCTAAGCTAAATGCCTTGAGCCCATCGAAGCCCGAAAGGACTATGAATAGAGCTGCGGTTCCTAAAATTATACCCAATCCAGCAACCAGAGTAATGTAATTAATCGCTTTGTTTTTACTTTTTGTAAACAAATATCGCTTGGCTATGTAGAGCGAAAAATTCAACTATGCTTTTTTTCTTTTTTGTAGAAGGTCATCGTTAAGAATAGGGTTTTCTGTCCCTTTTAGAGATCGATCGATTTGATCAATATATTCCAAAGAATCGTCGATAAAAAACAACAATTCAGGCATCCTTCGAAGCTGATGTTTGGTACGTTGTGCCAATTCGTGTTTGATGATGGGTGCATTTGAAGAAATACCTTCAATCAGTACTTTGGCCTGCTTGATCGGAAAAATACTTAAGTATACCTTAGCAATAGACAAGTCTACAGTGACTTTGACTTGAGTTACTGAAATAATAACCCCTTGCATGCCCCCTTCTCTAGCGGCGCCTTGAAGGACTTCAACTAAATCCCGCTGTAAAACCGAGGCTATTTTCTTTTGTCTTTGACTTTCCATAGGGCAAAAATACTACAATTCTTCTGTAATTTTTCAAAAGCCTTGTTTTTTGCTTTAAATTTGTAAAAGATGAAAAAAATTGAACACATCGGTATTGCCGTGAAAGATCTTAGGAAATCTAATCGGCTTTATGCAAAATTGCTGGGGGTTGAGCACTACAAAATTGAGTGTGTAAAATCCGAAGGTGTCAATACCTCCTTTTTTAAAGTCGGCGAGAATAAGATTGAATTGCTGCAGGCGACCAGCCCAGATAGCCCAATTGCAAAATTTATTGAAAAAAGAGGAGAGGGCGTACATCATATTGCTTTTGCAGTAGATGATATTGGCGCTGAAATCGAGCGATTGAAAACAGAAGGATTTGAGCTGATTCACCACAAAGCTAAGCCTGGTGCTGATGGTAAGTTAATTGCATTTTTACACCCAAAATCATCTGGTGGAGTACTTATAGAACTGTGTCAAGATATGGATAATAAAGAATAAATTTCTTTTCATAATTTTAAAAATGGTTGTAATATTGCAGCCACTTTGGTCCCATAGCTCAGTTGGTTAGAGCATCTGACTCATAATCAGAGGGTCCTTGGTTCGAGCCCAAGTGGGACCACCCTGAAAACCCTTCTTAATTGAGGGGTTTTTTGTTCCAAAGCAACTGCGCTAAAAATGTACTTTACATAAAATAAAATTCAATATCTTTGACTAAACCATTTTAGCAAAATGAAAAAACTCTTCTTACTCTCCGCTTTATTAATCTTTGCTTGTAGTAGTGATGATTCAGACTCTTCAAATTCGAATGAAGATTCAATTAATCCTCCAGCCTGGATTCAAGGGGTGTGGACTAACGATTCTATTTCTGCCTTTGAGTTTAGAGCTGACGATATGTGTGTTACAGCTGGGAGTACAAATTGTTACAAAGCACTAATGGCTCTTTCTACTGAAAGCAGTGCGTATGAAGAAATTTCTGATACAAGATACTATGTTGTGGTTAGTTACGGTTTTTCTGAGAACACCTATGAATTTGAAAAAGTTTCTGAGAGTACTATAAATTGGATTTTATATCCGTCAGGTATAATTTCTACATTCACCAAAAATTGAGAAAATACTACCTCAACCAAACTTCACAAACTGTAATCCTAACTAAATGAAAAAAACACTCTTCTTACTCTGCGCTTTATTAATCTTCGCTTGTAGTAGTGATGATTCAGAAGACAACCCATTACCAGCTTACACAGTTGAAGGCAAATGGTTGTGGTCTCCAGACCCAGAAGACAGAACATATGTAAATACAATGTTTGAATTTGTAGGTGGTAACGTGTATACATCTTATGCAGTAAACTGTGGCTGGGAAGATAACTATTGTACCGATGCAGATTTTAATGCATTGGATGAATCAGATAGAATCCCAGGAGTTGATACGTACACATTTGATGGAAATACTTTAATATGGGATGAAATCCCACGAGAAGTTTCATTTGAATGTGATGGTGGTATAATGCTAAATGAAAATAGTTATAAACTTTGGAGATTAAATTCTGACTGTAACTAAACCATAGGCATATCTTCTTCTTTTAGTTCTGCTATTTCTAAACTTCTTAAGTAGGTTAGAGATACATTTCTTATATTTAGGCTATGAAATTTCGAAATCCAATGAAAAATAAATGGGGACAATGGAAAGACGATGCGACATTGGCTGAAAAATGTTTTTGGTCTTTCATCTTTGTAGCTGCAGGAATGACAATAGGGGATTTAATTCTTGACCTTTTTATTTAGGAAACCATAGGCATATCTTCTTCTTTCAGTTCAGCTATTTCTAAACCTCTTAAGTAGCTTTGGCTTATGTTTCTTATATTTGAGAATATAAACATTTTAATTTTGAAGAAATTTTTGTTGTTAGCTTTAATTGTTTTAGGCATTACTTACTCCAATGCCCAGTCATTATCTGTTAATGAAGCATTCGATGTTTTGACAAAATGGGAAGGGCAATGGAAAAACAGTGCAGTTTTTGAAGAATCTGTATGGATACGAGAAAGCGTTAAAACTCGTGGGAGAACAAGCTCAAGTTTAATACTTTCCAACAATTACCTTGAGATAAACATTAATAATGGAGATAACACATCAAAACATATTATTTGTTACGACCAAAACTCAAAAAAATTCAATAGATGGGAATTTAAAAATGATGGTGCTAATACTTTTTGGATTGGAGAATGGAATAAGAAAGACAAAACTATGACTTGGGATTTTATAGATTTTTCGGGAAATGGAATCGTTGGTCAAATTATTGAAAGTATTGCATCAGAAGAAGTTATTAATTCAGAAATTATTATGAAAGACAAAGACGGAAACACATTGCTTAAAATTAATTCCACTAAAATCAAAATCTAAACCATAGGCATATCCTCTTCTTTTAGTTCATCTATTTCAAGTCCTTTTAAGTAGGTTTAAATTTATATTTATTACGTTTATAATATGAGAAACTTCTTTGTAATATTATTGTCAGTTTCAATTTTATCTTGCGGCAAAGACCCTTATCCTAAATTTGACATTAAACTCCCTTCAGGTTTTAAAACCGAAGTTTATAAAGACGGATATAATTTATTAACAGCATCTAAATATGTTAATGGAAATATCGAAAGTATGATTGAATTACGATACTCTGATGATTGGTCTTTTTCAACATTTTCAAATGACACCTACATTTCTGAAATGCTAAAAACTGACAAGTTTGAGGATGCTTCATCAATGACGTTCAATAACTTTAAGGTTCAAATTAAAGAGAAAATGTACTTTAAAAATTTAGGCTATTGTTTCTACTCTATTTACAGTGGGGATTATTATGCTAACAATGTTAGAGTTACAAATGTTGTCGTTCAATTTGTTAAAGGAGACAAATTATATACTTTGTTGGGAAGTACATTCCCTGAAAACTTTTCTAATTATCACAAACAATTTTTAAATACATTTGAAACTTTCACACTATGAAAAAAGCACTATTAATTATTTTGAGCATTATAATTTACTTATTTGTTTTGTGGTTACTTGTATTAATTTCTATTGGTATTAATTTTGCTGTTTTTGAAAGAGGTACAGGCGGTATAACTGCACTAGGCTCAATTATATCTTTTTGGCTTTCTTACAAATTTGTAAAATGGCTATGGAAAAAGTACTTTTATCCTACTAAACCATAGGCATATCTTCTTCTTTCAATTCAGCTATTTCTAAACCTCTTAGTTCTGAACTTAGTTTAATTGTAAAAACTTAAATTAGTTGTGTTTTTCAATAAGTAAAATCTTTTTTATATTAGAACTTCTAAATTTGATTATTAATGAATAACCTTTTGTTTGTTTTTTTGACTGGCACTTTAATAAGTTTTGGTCAAACTCTCTCCGTAGGGCCTAATAGTTCAATAAATATTAATTCCAGTAGCTCTCTTTCAGTTGATGGCTTAGAACTTGCGCCTAACGAAGCTTATACTATTTCAGGACCCAACACTATAGACCGTTCTAATGGACCTATTGTTGTGGGCGATAATACAAGTATTAATAGAGTCTACGAATTATCTGCTGAATTGTCTAACTATTCTGGAATACTCAACTTTAAATACTTGGAAAGCGAACTTAATAGCATATTGGAAGCCGATTTGGTATTAGAGGTCCTAAATACAAACGGAGTTTGGACGTCTGTTCCAGCGAGTATTGATGAAGCCAATAATACCCTAAGTTATGATTTCACGGAACTTGTTGGGTTTACTTCAGTCACAGCCAGTGATGTGTCGGCAACGCTAACCGTTAAGCCAGTCTTATTAGACGGCTATGTACGTGTGTATCCAAACCCTACAACAGACTTTTTACATATTGTATCCAACACAGCCCAAAAAGCCACACTATTTAACACAGCAGGCCAAAAAATATTAGAAACTAATAACGCTACAGCGTTAGATGTCATAGACCTACCTTCAGGGGTTTACTTATTAAACTTAACAAACGGTCAAAACCAAATTTCAACTTTTAAAATAATAAAGAAGTAAGATGAAAAAAATTACATTAATAGCACTTATGTTGTTCACAGCATTGGGTTACGCACAAGTAGGTATCAACACAAATAACCCAGATGCCTCTTCAGCATTAGAGATTGAATCCACTACAGGTGGAATTTTAATACCAAGACTCACAGAGACGCAGCGCGATGCGATATCTGCACCTGCTACAGGTTTAATGATTTATCAAACAGACCAAACGGCTGGTTTTTATTTTTATGATGGAAATGTTTGGACTAAAATCGATGGAGTAGCTGGCCCAGCAGGAGCAGCAGGAGTAGATGGAGATGACGGAGCAACAGGCCCAGCAGGAGCAGCAGGACCAACAGGCCCAGCAGGACCTGTAGGCCCAGCAGGACCAACAGGTCCAGCAGGACCAGCAGGAGCAGATGGTACCTCTTACACACAGCCCACTTATAATATTGGAGATATTGTTAATGGCGGTGTAGTTTTTTGGTTAGATAGCACGGGTCAACACGGTTTGGTTGCGGCATTTTCAGATGTAGCAACTTCTGTAGAATGGGGTTGTTATGGTACAGATTTACCAAACGTACTGAATCGCCCTTATAATGGAGGTAATCCTTCGGGTTTAGGTGCTGAAATAGGAGATGGTTTTAATAACACTAATGATATACTTCAAGATTGCCCTACTGCTCCCGCTGCTTTAGCGGCAAGGTCTTTAGGAGCACAATGGTTTTTACCAAGTGCAAAGGAGTTAAACCAAATGTATATCAATAAAACAACTTTAGAGGGGGTCTCTGGGTTTAATGGATTTAGTTTTGTCTACTGGAGTTCTACGGAGCTCGATGCCAATATCGCGTGGAAACAGTATTTCGTCAGTGGTAATCAGTACAACACCAATAAGTACTCCACAAACTTTGTGCGTGCTGTTCGGGCTTTTTAGTTATTTATCAATTAAAAAACCTAAACCATAGGCATATCTTCTTCTTTTAGTTCAGCTATTTCTAAACCTCTCAGGTAGGTTAAACTTACGTTTATAGATGAATGTCCCATAGCTTTCTGTAGCTTTGTAATAGAACCTGTACGCTTGAATATTTCTATAGCCCCTGAGTGTCTAAATGAGTAGAGTGTTATACTGTCGTCAACTGATTTATTGCTGCGCTTAAATCGCTTAAAAAGGGTCTTAAAATAACCACTGTTATAGGGCTTTTCAGTACCAGTAAAGATATTGTAGTTCTCGTCTGATTTTCTAAGATATGAGCGTACTATATGAGGTACTGGTACGAGTCTATTGCGCTTAGATTTTACTTTATCTCCAGAGAGTCTAATAAGTGATAAATCCGTATTAAAATCACCCCACTTTAAGCGTCTAATCTCTTGATGAGGTCTTAGTAAACAGCAGTACGTTAGTAGACAGCACAGATGCAAGTTCTTATTAAACTTATATACCTCATCTAATAGACCTTTTACATCGCTAATAGGCTTATGTAGTGTTTCAGTCTGTTTACGAGTCTTTAAAGTCATCCGCTCTATAGTAAAACCATTATCAGCCAAGTAATTAACCAGTACGTTTAAGTGTCTTCTAGCTGTATTGTAAGAGGTGTTATTAGCATACTTTAAAGGTATACTGTGCAAGAAGCGAATAGAAATAGAACCCTTATAAATTAACTCTTCTCTTAAACAACAAGACAGTAAAGTAAGCGTCTTTATATAGGATACCGACAGAGGCTCTTTTAGTTTGGCTTCTATGAGACTATCAAACAGCACAATAGTCGTTAAGGGTTTAGTAAATGAGTAATTATTAGAGACTAAATAACGATAGACCTCATCAGCTAATAGAACAGCTTTACTACGTCTTAGTTTAGTGGGATAGGAATTAGGAGCGAGAGACGAATTAATACGCTTACCATTAAACAACCGATAACGCTTATAATTTAGATTGAAATCTATAAAGTAATTATCGTAGGAGTCTTTACGTACTTTAGGGTAAGATAGACTATAATTTGGCATATATATGGCAGTTTAATTAAACATTACATTTAAAGAACTACGTAATATACTGAGGCTCAGTGGTTAGAAAGCTTGCTTCGTCGAAGACAGCATCTGACTCATAATCAGAGGGTCCTTGGTTCGAGCCCAAGTGGGACCACCCTGAAAACCCTTCTTAATTGAGGGGTTTTTTGTTCCAAAGCAACTGCGCTAAAAATGTACTTTACATAAAATAAAATTCAATATCTTTGACTAAACCATTTTAGCAAAATGAAAAAACTCTTCTTACTCTCCGCTTTATTAATGTTTTGTTGTGACGATGATACAGACTGTTTCACGGTCATAGATAAGATTATTTCGGAAGGCGAATACATTTTGGTTGGCGATTTTGACACCTCAAATACAGATGATGACGGCCCTCTCAATGGCTATGCGGACGTCAATTTGCCCGTTTCCCAAGAGGTTTATGACACCTATGATATTGGCGATAAATATTGCTACGATTAGTAAAGCCACAGGAAACAAGTATTCTAAACTAACAAAAACACTAAAATACTTACAAAACTTTTAACATTTTTTAAATTAATAATATTTATTTTTAAAAAAATTTAAAGTTTTATGAAAAATATTAAAGATTTCGTATTCAAATGGTACCCTGTAATTCTTGCATTTATATGTCTGCTTTACTCCGTTGGTTTGGGCCTTATGGGA contains:
- a CDS encoding site-specific integrase, whose amino-acid sequence is MPNYSLSYPKVRKDSYDNYFIDFNLNYKRYRLFNGKRINSSLAPNSYPTKLRRSKAVLLADEVYRYLVSNNYSFTKPLTTIVLFDSLIEAKLKEPLSVSYIKTLTLLSCCLREELIYKGSISIRFLHSIPLKYANNTSYNTARRHLNVLVNYLADNGFTIERMTLKTRKQTETLHKPISDVKGLLDEVYKFNKNLHLCCLLTYCCLLRPHQEIRRLKWGDFNTDLSLIRLSGDKVKSKRNRLVPVPHIVRSYLRKSDENYNIFTGTEKPYNSGYFKTLFKRFKRSNKSVDDSITLYSFRHSGAIEIFKRTGSITKLQKAMGHSSINVSLTYLRGLEIAELKEEDMPMV